A single genomic interval of Paralichthys olivaceus isolate ysfri-2021 chromosome 7, ASM2471397v2, whole genome shotgun sequence harbors:
- the ice2 gene encoding little elongation complex subunit 2 isoform X2 gives MELLWDDHPAPDGPFFTRDLYEKYSLAPNIRELWASLQSPVENIKEGCEVGAAKTSSSHTTEDAVEFKNKSWNSCDSDDPFADNAAEECNGAKKSKVKVSQVENEARAAFPEPRLPYPCMSTLSSKDQSTYLGFLMSKKTRDPPQGLKAQVNSEVMQFMRYLQDVARMCTEDYNFISQGAMQYSEDFFRSCLDHMKMIPQLYQIHEMTSLTGGTFNPGLTLTFEKQLLIMGNVDITDHKIVPADAQLASDYHSVSSENPPAKKAKDMHATISSDANAEKLCGRYEPHVCMTRDALVKLLDNHGPDFGEPWELPVWIKSNSGKGSSQKKTVYIDSPLLKTEMTVKERSRFYHEESLKLSITKNGRINLFRLMTELPDSEQQLTPENSQRSLVSFENESLDFEVDLTDLETFGETATVKASKMQKVQTEQHAGVKGIKATSVKPISKKNPANKSSSSLEELNTSLTVMDDPMTKEAAQPLQSETCEPKTEQLRYDSAQISDRDVASTGDSDDEKLVIDDLSPAAKPSTQPKLKTSPCSSDPPVTPASETLPVQSPQSSSPEKVTRQTRQSKRAKAGDQLGEILRMQTAMFNTAGKCSTVPLETTSPSPCMGPPSHSNPTSLVKPCVTSYLERNQDGETCSVPHKSAPVVNINTTEHKKILSQDLQAGAEDEQDYKAPEEGNLLYKLYSLQDLLLMVRSSVSLTHSRKVGSQNQYVPVHVLPKLEYQLSYGVECLTSSEASQLWTETLLHSSTVSYIVESTRHILPQTNGIFCR, from the exons ATGGAGCTGCTGTG GGACGATCATCCAGCTCCTGATGGTCCATTCTTCACCAGAGATCTCTATGAGAAATATTCCCTTGCACCTAATATCAGAGAACTGTGGGCCTCTCTCCAAAG TCCTGTAGAGAACATAAAAGAGGGATGTGAAGTTGGAGCTGCAAAAACCTCCAGCTCTCATACAACAGAAGACGCTGTAGAGTTTAAAAACAAGAGCTGGAACAGCTGTGATAGTGATGATCCATTTGCAGACAATGCTGCAGAAGAATGCAACGGTGCCAAGAAATCAAAAGTGAAGGTCAGTCAGGTTGAGAATGAGGCCCGGGCTGCTTTCCCTGAACCCAGGCTGCCCTACCCTTGTATGTCCACCCTGTCCAGCAAAGACCAGAGCACGTATCTTGGCTTTTTGATGAGTAAGAAAACCAGGGATCCTCCACAG GGCTTAAAGGCACAAGTGAACAGCGAAGTGATGCAGTTCATGAGGTACTTGCAAGATGTGGCCAGAATGTGTACTGAAGACTACAATTTCATATCACAGGGAGCTATGCAATATTCAGAG GATTTCTTCAGGAGTTGTTTGGATCACATGAAGATGATTCCTCAACTCTACCAAATCCACGAGATGACGAGTTTGACAGGCGGAACGTTCAACCCAGGGCTGACGCTGACCTTTGAAAAACAGCTTCTAATCATG GGCAATGTGGATATTACAGACCACAAGATAGTGCCTGCTGATGCACAGCTTGCATCGGATTATCACAGTGTTTCATCAGAGAATCCTCCAGCTAAAAAAGCTAAGGACATGCACGCT ACAATCAGCAGTGACGCTAATGCAGAGAAGCTGTGTGGCCGTTACGAGCCTCATGTGTGTATGACTCGCGATGCCTTAGTCAAGCTACTGGACAACCATGGTCCTGACTTTGGGGAGCCATGGGAGCTGCCTGTTTGGATCAAATCAAATTCAGGAAAAG GCAGTAGTCAGAAGAAGACGGTGTACATAGACTCCCCCCTGCTTAAGACTGAAATGACAGTGAAAGAGAGGAGTCGCTTTTACCATGAGGAGAGTTTGAAGCTCTCCATCACGAAGAATGGAAGAATAAACCTCTTTCGTTTAATGACAGAGCTTCCAGACAGTGAACAGCAACTCACTCCG GAGAACTCACAAAGAAGTTTAGTGTCTTTTGAAAATGAGAGTCTTGATTTTGAGGTAGACCTCACTGACCTGGAGACATTTGGGGAGACGGCAACCGTTAAAGCCTCCAAGATGCAGAAAGTACAGACTGAGCAGCATGCAGGTGTTAAAGGTATAAAAGCTACAAGTGTCAAACCTATAAGTAAGAAGAATCCTGCAAACAAGAGCAGCAGTTCACTAGAGGAGCTGAACACCTCGTTGACTGTTATGGATGATCCCATGACGAAGGAGGCAGCTCAGCCGCTTCAGAGTGAGACCTGTGAACCAAAGACTGAACAGCTGAGGTACGACTCTGCACAGATAAGTGACCGAGACGTAGCTTCTACAGGAGACTCTGATGATGAGAAGCTGGTCATTGATGATTTGTCTCCAGCTgcaaaaccttcaacacaaccTAAGCTTAAGACCTCACCATGCTCCTCTGACCCTCCTGTGACCCCAGCCTCTGAGACCCTCCCTGTACAGTCACCGCAGTCATCTTCCCCTGAGAAAGTCACAAGGCAGACGCGACAATCAAAAAGAGCTAAGGCTGGCGACCAGCTGGGAGAGATCCTACGCATGCAGACAGCAATGTTCAACACAGCAGGCAAATGCTCCACTGTGCCCCTGGAGaccacctcaccctccccatGCATGGGACCCCCAAGTCACTCCAATCCAACGTCTCTGGTTAAACCCTGCGTGACCTCATACTTGGAGAGAAACCAGGACGGAGAGACCTGCTCCGTTCCACACAAATCTGCACCGGTGGTTAACATCAACACGACAGAGCACAAAA AAATACTGTCACAAGACCTGCAGGCTGGTGCAGAAGATGAACAAGACTACAAAGCTCCAGAGGAGGGAAACCTGCTCTACAAGCTCTATAGTCTGCAAGACCTGCTGCTCATGGTCCGCAGCTCTGTCTCACTGACTCATTCAAGAAAAGTCGGCAGCCAAAACCAG TATGTACCAGTGCACGTCTTGCCCAAGCTGGAGTACCAGTTGAGTTATGGTGTCGAGTGTTTAACCAGCAGCGAGGCTTCCCAGCTGTGGACTGAGACATTGCTCCACTCCAGCACAGTTTCATACATAG TAGAGTCCACGAGGCATATCCTCCCACAAACCAATGGAATATTCTGCAGATGA